A stretch of the Nakaseomyces glabratus chromosome L, complete sequence genome encodes the following:
- the SUL2 gene encoding sulfate permease (CAGL0L12342g~Ortholog(s) have sulfate transmembrane transporter activity, role in sulfate transport and Golgi apparatus, plasma membrane localization) codes for MEELDNLELEYNQFKNNERPSNTNAGADIEKGLDTKKYFERSITDNSTYGKKSYSIPSYEEDTITLKDYYDTNLRDYFTWASVVDYIRSLFPVVNWLPFYNPKWFLSDLIAGITVGTVLVPQSMSYAQIATLPPEYGLYSSFIGALVYSFFATSKDVCIGPVAVMSLQTAKVIARVKEKHPDLDPSITGPIIATVLAFICGIIATGVGLLRLGFLVELISLNAVAGFMTGSAFNIIWGQIPGLMGYSKKVNTRRSTYHVVIDSLKHLPDTKLDAAFGLIPLFTLFFWKWWCNSMGPKLTDRYFPANSRPRANKYWKAFYFYLQASRNGIIIILFTAVSYGITKGVAKDKRRISVLGTVPKGLRHTGVMKLPHGILNNIAAEIPSSIIVLLLEHIAISKSFGRVNDYKINPNQEIIAIGVSNLLGTFFNAYPATGSFSRSALKAKCNVMTPLSGIFSAACVLLAIYCLTGAFFYIPKATLSAVIIHAVFDLIASYHTTWSLWKMNVFDFIGFITTVFITVFSSIENGIYFAVCWSCAILLYNNAFPAGKFLGRIEIAEVVNPKIVDDDDFSFENSNESFDDEGIYFDNSVAEDKLGTSSNDLKKFNAGVKTRSINGELVNGQTSSDIRYYTKWVPFDHAYSKELNPSVRITPPPPGVIVYRLSDSYTYINCSRHYDLIFDEIKRVTRRGQLIQHRHKWDRPWNDPGEWEAPDLKKFFNVKKFVSVFKRKVTDVDTFENENEIEHIHDGEHYKKNDKDERPLLRVVCLDFSQVANTDATALQSLADLRKAVNKYADRQVEFHFVGIYSPWIKRGLRNLGFGTTNEEYSDESIIAGHSSYHLSRFRESEQDGFNELDSLESQRNIGSKTKVLAASGTNLPFFHVDIPDFSKWDI; via the coding sequence ATGGAGGAACTAGATAATCTTGAGTTGGAATACAACCAATTCAAGAATAACGAACGCCCTTCTAACACTAATGCTGGTGCTGATATAGAGAAAGGGCTAGACACtaagaaatattttgaaaggtCGATAACTGACAATAGCACCTATGGTAAGAAGAGTTACAGTATTCCCAGTTACGAGGAAGACACCATCACGTTAAAGGATTACTACGACACCAACTTGAGAGATTATTTCACTTGGGCTAGTGTAGTTGATTACATAAGGTCGTTGTTCCCCGTGGTCAACTGGTTGCCTTTCTATAATCCAAAATGGTTCCTTTCTGACTTGATCGCAGGTATCACCGTTGGTACCGTTCTGGTACCGCAATCCATGTCATATGCGCAGATCGCTACTTTGCCTCCAGAGTACGGTTTGTACTCCTCTTTCATCGGTGCTTTGGTTTACTCCTTTTTCGCAACTTCTAAGGATGTCTGTATTGGTCCCGTCGCTGTTATGTCATTGCAAACTGCTAAAGTTATCGCTAGAGTCAAGGAAAAGCATCCTGACTTGGACCCAAGTATTACAGGCCCCATCATTGCCACCGTGTTGGCCTTCATTTGTGGTATCATTGCCACAGGTGTAGGTCTTTTACGTCTCGGTTTCCTAGTTGAGTTGATATCCCTAAATGCTGTTGCCGGTTTCATGACTGGTTCCgctttcaatatcatctgGGGTCAGATTCCTGGTTTAATGGGTTACAGTAAGAAAGTCAACACAAGAAGATCCACCTACCACGTCGTCATTGACTCCTTGAAACATTTGCCAGACACGAAATTGGACGCCGCTTTTGGTTTGATTCCTCTGTTCACATTGTTCTTCTGGAAATGGTGGTGTAACTCAATGGGTCCTAAGTTGACTGACCGTTACTTCCCAGCTAACTCTAGACCTCGTGCCAACAAGTACTGGAAGGCATTCTACTTTTACTTGCAAGCTTCAAGAAATGgtattatcattattttgtTCACTGCTGTATCTTACGGTATCACTAAAGGCGTGGCAAAGGATAAGAGAAGAATTTCTGTGCTAGGCACAGTGCCTAAGGGTTTGAGACACACCGGTGTCATGAAGTTGCCACACGGTATCCTAAACAACATTGCTGCTGAAATCCCATCCTCTATCATTGTCCTTTTGCTAGAACACATAGCCATCTCTAAGTCTTTCGGTAGAGTCAACGATTACAAGATTAATCCAAACCAAGAAATTATCGCCATCGGTGTTAGTAACTTGCTAGGAACTTTCTTCAACGCTTATCCAGCTACCGGTTCCTTTTCTAGATCCGCGCTAAAGGCTAAATGTAACGTCATGACACCACTTTCTGGTATTTTCAGTGCAGCTTGTGTTTTGTTAGCTATCTACTGTCTAACTGGCGCTTTCTTCTACATCCCAAAGGCCACGCTGTCTGCAGTTATCATCCATGCTGTGTTTGACTTGATTGCATCTTATCATACAACATGGAGCTTGTGGAAGATGAACGTCTTCGACTTCATCGgcttcatcaccactgtGTTCATCACTGTGTTCTCGTCAATTGAAAACGGTATTTACTTCGCTGTTTGCTGGTCTTGCGCTATTCTGTTATACAATAACGCTTTCCCAGCAGGTAAGTTCTTGGGTCGCATCGAGATTGCTGAAGTTGTTAACCCAAAGATtgttgatgatgacgaCTTCTCTTTTGAAAACTCTAATGAATCATTCGATGATGAAGGTATCTACTTTGATAATTCTGTCGCAGAAGACAAATTAGgtacttcttcaaatgaCCTTAAGAAGTTTAATGCGGGTGTCAAGACTCGCAGCATTAATGGTGAGCTTGTAAACGGTCAGACTTCATCTGATATTAGATACTACACCAAATGGGTTCCATTCGATCACGCTTACTCGAAAGAACTAAACCCAAGTGTGCGTAtaacaccaccaccaccggGCGTCATAGTGTACCGCCTAAGCGACAGTTATACATATATCAACTGTTCAAGACATTATGACTTGATCTTTGATGAAATCAAGAGAGTCACTAGAAGAGGTCAATTGATTCAGCATAGACATAAATGGGACCGTCCTTGGAATGACCCTGGTGAATGGGAAGCTCCagacttgaagaagttttTCAATGTTAAGAAATTTGTTTCAGTTTTCAAGAGAAAAGTCACTGATGTAGACACTTtcgaaaatgaaaatgaaatcgAACACATTCACGATGGCGAACATTACAAGAAGAATGACAAGGATGAAAGACCATTGTTGAGAGTGGTCTGCTTGGACTTCAGTCAAGTGGCAAACACAGATGCCACAGCCTTGCAATCACTTGCTGATTTAAGGAAAGCGGTCAATAAATACGCTGATAGACAGGTTGAATTCCACTTCGTTGGTATTTATTCACCTTGGATTAAACGTGGTCTCAGAAATCTAGGTTTTGGTACAACAAATGAGGAATACAGTGATGAATCAATCATTGCTGGACACTCGAGTTACCACCTATCAAGATTTAGGGAATCAGAACAAGATGGTTTCAATGAACTGGATTCATTGGAAAGCCAAAGAAATATCGGATCAAAGACCAAAGTCCTGGCGGCTTCTGGTACTAATTTACCTTTCTTTCATGTTGACATCCCAGATTTCTCGAAATGGGATATTTAG
- the ERG10 gene encoding acetyl-CoA C-acetyltransferase (CAGL0L12364g~Ortholog(s) have acetyl-CoA C-acetyltransferase activity, role in ergosterol biosynthetic process and cytosol, nucleus localization), translating to MSDTVYIVSAARTPIGSFQGALASKTAVDLGVIAVKGAMQKVPQLNPESDYDEVFFGNVISANLGQNAARQVALGAGLKNGIVATSVNKVCASAMKSIILGAQAIKCGTADVVIAGGCESMTNAPYYMPAARAGARFGETKMVDGIQRDGLNDAYDHQPMGVHAEKCARNWEITREQQDDFAIASYQKAQKAQQEGKFDNEIVPVTIKGFRGKPDTQVTKDEEPTKLNVDKLRSARTVFQKENGTVTAPNASPINDGAAAVILVSEKKLKELNLTPLATLKGWGEAAHDPADFTWAPSLAIPKALKHAGVADISQVDYIELNEAFSVVGCANTKILKVDPAKVNVYGGAVAIGHPLGCSGARVVVTLLSVLQQEGGKIGVAGICNGGGGASSVVIERV from the coding sequence ATGAGTGATACTGTCTACATTGTTTCTGCTGCCAGAACCCCAATTGGTTCTTTCCAAGGTGCGTTGGCCTCCAAGACTGCTGTTGACCTAGGTGTCATTGCAGTTAAGGGTGCTATGCAGAAAGTGCCACAATTGAACCCTGAATCCGACTACGACGAAGTGTTCTTTGGTAATGTTATATCTGCTAACTTGGGTCAAAATGCCGCCAGACAAGTTGCCCTAGGTGCTGGTTTGAAGAACGGCATTGTTGCCACCTCAGTTAACAAAGTGTGTGCTTCCGCTATGAAGAGTATAATCCTTGGTGCCCAAGCCATCAAGTGTGGTACTGCAGATGTTGTTATCGCTGGTGGTTGTGAATCTATGACCAACGCCCCATACTACATGCCTGCCGCTCGTGCTGGTGCCAGATTCGGTGAAACCAAGATGGTGGATGGTATTCAAAGAGACGGTCTGAACGATGCTTACGACCACCAACCAATGGGTGTCCACGCTGAGAAGTGTGCCCGCAACTGGGAAATCACCCGTGAACAACAAGATGACTTTGCCATTGCCTCTTACCAAAAGGCTCAAAAGGCCCAACAAGAAGGTAAGTTCGACAACGAAATCGTTCCAGTTACCATCAAGGGTTTCAGAGGTAAGCCAGACACCCAAGTCACAAAGGATGAAGAACCAACTAAGCTAAATGTTGACAAGTTGAGATCCGCTAGAACTGTATTCCAAAAGGAAAATGGTACTGTCACTGCACCAAATGCTTCTCCAATCAACGATGGTGCTGCTGCTGTCATCTTAGTCTCtgaaaagaagttgaaggaACTAAACCTAACACCATTGGCCACTTTGAAGGGTTGGGGTGAAGCTGCCCACGATCCAGCTGACTTCACATGGGCTCCATCCTTGGCCATTCCAAAGGCCCTAAAGCATGCTGGTGTTGCTGATATCAGCCAAGTCGATTACATTGAACTAAACGAAGCTTTCTCCGTTGTTGGCTGTGCCAACACTAAGATCTTGAAGGTTGATCCAGCCAAGGTCAATGTCTATGGTGGTGCTGTTGCCATTGGCCATCCTCTAGGTTGTTCTGGTGCTAGAGTCGTTGTCACATTGCTATCTGTGTTACAACAGGAAGGTGGTAAGATTGGTGTTGCTGGTATCTGTAacggtggtggtggtgcttCCTCTGTTGTTATCGAAAGGGTCTAG
- the SUV3 gene encoding ATP-dependent RNA helicase SUV3 (CAGL0L12386g~ATP-dependent RNA helicase with a role in maturation of cytochrome c oxidase subunit transcripts): MFPNMLRHRFHYRYIFGALNRRTISSYGLFENNQWLIRKPQLKYLNAKERKNLDTFKLNIDPEKRKCIYTTDKEFKKNLENALAHVYSTQIENSAPDQVEFRKVAWLRLKDMLYNQLLDKNLPAKINGYDPGLMETISPTQPQHIIPHLVKMNKIDQLIWKKITGKTEGVTKYEQFQYLLSSYYDCILNQEIIPSMLNTGTDDSVHSVDFSNPAEWFPEARKIRRHIIMHVGPTNSGKTFRSLQKLKAADRGYYAGPLRLLAREVYEKFKHENVRCNLLTGEEVIKDLDEMGNEANLTSGTIEMIPLNQNFDVVVLDEIQMMADLDRGWAWTNALLGAKAKEVHCCGEASTIPLIKKIVEMTGDKLTINEYERMGKLVVEEEALTKGYHSLKKGDCVVAFSKKAILDLKLEIEKKTELKAAVIYGSLPPETRVKQANLFNSGEFDILIASDAIGMGLNLSIDRVVFTTSKKFDGRDMVDMTSSAIKQIGGRAGRFKQNIHDNGELPVGYITAVKPNVLKAVREAINAPIEYLTSATTWPTDEICTHVMTRFMPGTTCKTLLETIAADIEQSSNKLFQICDLKARMSAIEIIDSMEDITFSDKLRLSNAPLKDFPLVKAAFKKFCDTIARGHTRGLLSYRFPFDILNLKYIYTEKHGLEEYEALYNIIMLFFWLSNRYPNYFIDQESASELKNFCEMIIFEKIDHLKRNPYIRKKFISPYLKRRR, translated from the coding sequence ATGTTTCCCAATATGCTTCGACATCGATTTCACTACAGGTACATATTTGGTGCTCTTAATCGAAGAACAATATCTAGCTATGGACTTTTTGAGAACAACCAGTGGCTGATACGAAAACCTCAATTAAAATACCTCAATGCTAAGGAGCGTAAGAACCTGGACACATTCAAGCTTAATATTGACCCCGAGAAGCGGAAATGCATATACACCACAGATAAAGAGTTCAAGAAAAATCTGGAGAATGCGCTAGCTCATGTATATAGTACccaaattgaaaacagCGCCCCAGATCAGGTAGAGTTTAGAAAAGTTGCCTGGTTGAGACTCAAAGATATGTTATACAACCAACTGCTTGATAAAAACCTCCCGGCGAAGATAAATGGTTATGACCCAGGTCTAATGGAGACCATAAGTCCCACACAACCGCAACATATAATACCTCACCTTGtaaaaatgaataaaatagaTCAATTAATATGGAAGAAAATAACAGGGAAGACAGAGGGAGTAACGAAGTATGAACAATTTCAGTATCTACTTAGCAGTTATTATGACTGCATATTGAACCAGGAAATAATACCATCAATGCTTAATACCGGAACTGACGATTCTGTTCATTCGGTGGATTTTTCTAACCCAGCAGAATGGTTTCCAGAAGCCAGAAAAATCAGAAGACATATCATAATGCATGTTGGCCCAACCAATTCAGGTAAAACTTTTAGGTCATTACAGAAACTCAAAGCTGCTGATAGAGGCTATTATGCAGGCCCATTAAGGTTACTTGCTAGAGAGGTTTACGAAAAGTTTAAACACGAGAATGTGAGATGCAACCTGCTTACAGGTGAAGAAGTAATAAAAGATTTAGATGAAATGGGAAATGAAGCCAACCTAACCTCTGGCACAATAGAAATGATACCTTTGAATCAAAACTTTGATGTTGTAGTATTAGATGAAATTCAGATGATGGCAGACCTGGATAGAGGTTGGGCTTGGACCAACGCTTTACTAGGTGCAAAAGCTAAGGAAGTCCATTGTTGTGGTGAGGCAAGTACGATTCCCTTGATTAAGAAAATCGTTGAGATGACTGGTGACAAGCTCACCATAAATGAATATGAACGAATGGGTAAATTAGtagttgaagaagaagctcTTACAAAAGGTTATCACAGTCTAAAAAAAGGTGATTGTGTGGTAGCGTTCTCAAAAAAAGCAATCCTGGACTTGAAATTagagattgaaaaaaagactGAATTAAAAGCTGCTGTTATTTATGGCTCACTTCCTCCAGAGACAAGAGTTAAACAAGCTAATTTGTTCAACAGTGGtgaatttgatatattgaTTGCGTCGGATGCTATTGGCATGGGCCTGAATTTATCAATCGATCGTGTGGTATTCACCACgtcaaaaaaatttgatggCAGAGACATGGTAGATATGACTAGTTCGGCGATAAAACAGATAGGTGGTAGAGCTGGTAGAtttaaacaaaatatacatGATAACGGTGAGCTTCCAGTTGGTTACATCACTGCCGTAAAACCAAATGTTCTTAAGGCTGTCAGGGAAGCAATAAATGCTCCCATTGAGTACTTAACTAGTGCGACTACATGGCCAACAGATGAAATTTGTACCCATGTCATGACTAGATTCATGCCAGGCACGACTTGTAAGACGCTACTGGAGACCATTGCTGCAGATATTGAACAAAGCTCTAACAAGCTGTTCCAGATATGTGATTTGAAAGCACGAATGAGTGCGATAGAGATCATTGATTCAATGGAGGACATAACATTCTCCGACAAGTTGCGACTGAGTAACGCACCATTGAAGGATTTCCCATTGGTAAAGGCAGCATTCAAGAAGTTCTGCGACACTATAGCTAGGGGCCACACTAGAGGCCTACTATCTTACAGGTTCCCATTTGACATACTGAACCTTAAGTACATTTACACCGAGAAGCACGGACTTGAAGAATACGAAGCACTATACAACATCATCATGCTGTTCTTCTGGCTAAGCAATAGGTACCCGAACTACTTCATAGATCAAGAGTCTGCTTCTGAACTGAAAAACTTCTGCGAGATGATCATCTTCGAAAAGATAGACCACCTGAAGAGAAACCCCTACATCCGCAAGAAATTCATATCGCCATACCTGAAAAGGAGAAGGTAA
- the TRM44 gene encoding tRNA (uracil) methyltransferase (CAGL0L12408g~Ortholog(s) have tRNA (uracil) methyltransferase activity, role in tRNA methylation and cytosol, nucleus localization), producing MTEKKTAPSFQFMKDESTSVLGGEWVPMYCTDEPVEFSKGDFETAMLNVIREPNINSTAILRADILAEKFYDLEGNEQELSTDDKPVLSESLPYDADAKLVNIDDITTRKELIENKELELTIVKEFVRRMIPRNPYKDALINQTCLVYNSKKTENKDTSLVLYIPHFEDEADCPFYIPHVQKVAILLHGGILSVHYIPYAGQSEDLRKDNERVVRTAFRLLQTAYKHSKGVMQGYEKRVNHDQVVDRVLFQDTYIQLKKKYSKFLVDNWAESTDPKKHVFEDLAIAAFLLEFWKTQYGDDYKTTMQFRDMGCGNGVLTYILISEGVNGVGIDARKRKSWSIYPTEIQRHLKEQVIIPSILLRPTPDVRRYMPYLEDNGAMFPIKVEDGLIAPATLVYSSADLIASPNVNICEFPDNTFIIGNHSDELTCWIPLLGFPFMVIPCCSHDLSGKKVRFNTRVPKSEKTTPAMKNNIKINSNNVNNSNSTYAGLVNHVEYLAKKVGWKVEKEMLRIPSTRNAAIIGTDNAYAKEFPTPDIYRTIEEEGGALTWVQNTMQLAKASPRNH from the coding sequence ATGACTGAGAAGAAGACTGCCCCAAGCTTTCAGTTTATGAAGGATGAGAGCACCAGTGTGCTGGGTGGTGAATGGGTGCCAATGTACTGCACCGATGAACCAGTTGAATTCAGCAAAGGTGATTTTGAGACCGCCATGCTAAACGTTATCAGAGAGCCCAATATCAACTCTACTGCAATTCTAAGAGCAGACATCCTGGCTGAAAAATTCTATGACCTAGAAGGAAATGAGCAAGAGTTGAGTACTGACGATAAGCCTGTTTTGAGTGAGAGTTTGCCATACGATGCCGACGCAAAGCTTGTTAATATCGATGATATAACTACAAGGAAAGAACTTatagaaaacaaagaactAGAATTGACAATTGTGAAAGAATTTGTGAGAAGAATGATACCGAGAAATCCTTACAAAGATGCCTTGATTAACCAAACATGCCTAGTATACAACTCCAAAAAGACAGAGAATAAGGATACTTCACTTGTGCTATACATTCCAcattttgaagatgaagcaGATTGTCCATTCTATATACCTCATGTTCAAAAAGTGGCAATCCTTCTGCATGGCGGTATACTATCGGTGCATTACATACCATACGCCGGCCAGAGTGAAGACTTGAGGAAGGATAATGAAAGAGTTGTAAGGACAGCTTTTAGATTATTACAAACTGCATATAAGCACTCTAAAGGTGTAATGCAAGGATACGAGAAAAGGGTTAATCATGATCAAGTAGTAGATAGAGTGCTATTTCAAGATACGTACATccaactgaagaagaaatactCCAAGTTTCTGGTAGATAACTGGGCTGAGTCTACGGACCCCAAGAAGCATGTATTTGAAGATCTAGCAATTGCTGCGTTTCTGTTGGAATTCTGGAAAACTCAATATGGTGATGATTACAAAACTACTATGCAATTTAGGGACATGGGTTGTGGTAACGGTGTTCTTACCTACATCCTGATAAGTGAAGGTGTAAATGGTGTTGGTATTGACGCCCGCAAGCGTAAGTCTTGGAGTATCTATCCAACAGAGATACAAAGGCACTTAAAAGAACAGGTTATTATACCCTCCATACTATTGAGACCAACACCAGATGTAAGAAGGTATATGCCATACCTGGAAGACAACGGTGCTATGTTCCCTATCAAAGTAGAAGATGGACTAATAGCACCAGCTACTTTGGTTTATTCGAGTGCGGATTTGATTGCATCACCAAATGTGAACATTTGTGAATTCCCAGATAATACATTCATTATTGGTAACCACTCTGATGAACTAACATGCTGGATACCTCTTTTGGGCTTTCCATTTATGGTCATACCATGCTGCTCACATGATCTGTCTGGTAAGAAAGTTAGGTTCAACACAAGGGTACCTAAATCGGAGAAAACAACACCTGCTATGAAGAATAACATAAAGATAAATTCGAATAACGTGAATAACAGCAACAGTACATATGCTGGTTTGGTGAATCATGTCGAATATTTGGCAAAAAAGGTCGGTTGGAAAGTAGAGAAGGAAATGCTACGGATACCAAGTACAAGGAATGCCGCAATTATTGGTACAGACAATGCTTATGCAAAGGAATTTCCGACCCCTGATATTTACAGGACTATTGAGGAAGAGGGGGGAGCTTTAACCTGGGTTCAAAATACAATGCAATTAGCGAAAGCATCTCCAAGAAACCATTGA